Within the Rosa rugosa chromosome 2, drRosRugo1.1, whole genome shotgun sequence genome, the region tattatgaaAATCAGTAATTTTAATATAAATAAATTATATCTAAATAATCCCAATTTTCacggaattaaaaaaaaacattaataacAATAAAGCATAACCATTAATATTCTACggaaaatataataataataaaatctacAAAGTTTGAACTTTAAACTAACAAAAGACAAGAATTAAAATTAGTCCGAAATCTCAAATGACTAGAAAATGGAAATACTAatacaaaaatattattttaataTCAAACAAATTTCAACAGACTTGAACGAGCGACCACCATCTTCAAGCAATGTCTTCAATCCATCTGCATATTAGAACACTCAAATGCTAAACTCAAATGATGATTTGGGGAAAAAACCACATTTTACGGCCTTTGAGAAATGTGATGAGCAAACTGAGACATTGTTTGCACCATATCTTCTTATGTATCCACCGATATTCCACATTTTTTAAACATCTCTCCCATTTTCTGGACTGCCATGCCTACAAACCTTACTTGAAAAATTTCTTCCATCTTTTGTGTTTGTTCAGCCATTTTCCTTTGTGATTCATCCATCATATATACGTGCTTCCCTCTTTTGTGCCTCTTTGGTTTGTGCTTCCAATCGCTCTAACAAGAATTGCACTTCCTTTGAAACACCTTGCTCTTCTAGATGAATTCCAGGAACTTCATCCCAGGTAACCCCCGCTCTAAGAACCCTTAATCGGTTTCCCTTCTCCTTACCAAGAACCTCAGCATACATTTTTTCACGAATTTTTGGAGCAATAATGTCAACATTCATGTTTAGCCTCTTTTGTTCAGCCTCGTCAAAATCCGCCTACaaaatataaatattatattataGATTCAAGAATTAGATTAGTCTCGTATTTGTTAAATAGAAACTGATATTTCATATAGCGCTTACAattgcttttgcactttctgcatCAATTGGCTCTTGAGTTCCTACCTTTCGATGTGTTAATTTGAACAATTCCCATCTATCTGGCTCTTTAATTACCATGCAAAAGTTCCTGTGCAATTTAAAGGATGGTACATATTATATAAACATACATCAAAATTTGTAGTCAATAAAATGGAAAATAACTAAAAGTATAGACTAACAT harbors:
- the LOC133731576 gene encoding uncharacterized protein LOC133731576, producing MLVWLMNMNFCMVIKEPDRWELFKLTHRKVGTQEPIDAESAKAIADFDEAEQKRLNMNVDIIAPKIREKMYAEVLGKEKGNRLRVLRAGVTWDEVPGIHLEEQGVSKEVQFLLERLEAQTKEAQKREARIYDG